The proteins below come from a single Cricetulus griseus strain 17A/GY chromosome 6, alternate assembly CriGri-PICRH-1.0, whole genome shotgun sequence genomic window:
- the LOC100757091 gene encoding zinc finger protein 2 isoform X1: protein MCQANEGLQSKMTFSTLSLWPSQKLTEQTSVTFEDVAVTFTDEEWRHLVPVQRALYKTVMLETYETIISLGIPIPWSDVILQLEKRDKPWTQGLLGSKEKEWPESISLDQETKPENLAASEGTLGESHRQQSPLCPKPKVQTLAGGSGPEKERLEAETCKKPLSLDKSLKGRSAPSKKILTKRQDQECRDCGKTFFDHSSLIRHQRTHTGEKPYDCPECGKAFSHRSSLSRHLMSHTGESPYECSVCGKAFFDRSSLTVHLRIHTGEKPFKCSECGKAFFDRSSLTRHQRIHTGESPYECQQCGKAFSQKSILTRHQLIHTGRKQYVCSECGKAFYGVSSLNRHQKEHNGEPHHQCNECGKAFFDRSSLTQHQKIHTGDKPYECSVCGKAFSQRCRLTQHQRVHTGEKPFECSVCGKEFSFKSSVIQHQRRYAKQGTD from the exons ATGTGCCAG GCCAATGAAGGGCTCCAAAGTAAGATGACATTCAGTACCCTGAGCCTGTGGCCTTCCCAGAAGCTGACAGAACAG ACATCGGTGACATTTGAAGATGTGGCTGTGACTTTCACAGATGAAGAGTGGAGGCATCTGGTCCCTGTGCAGAGGGCACTCTACAAGACAGTGATGTTGGAAACCTATGAGACCATCATCTCACTGG GGATTCCCATTCCTTGGTCTGACGTGATTCTTCAGTTGGAGAAAAGGGACAAGCCATGGACACAGGGTCTTCTTGGATCCAAGGAGAAAGAATGGCCAGAGAGCATCTCTCTAG ACCAGGAGACTAAGCCTGAGAACCTAGCTGCTTCAGAAGGAACACTGGGAGAAAGCCATAGACAGCAAAGTCCTCTGTGCCCTAAACCTAAAGTTCAAACACTAGCAGGTGGGTCAGGACCAGAAAAGGAAAGACTTGAAGCAGAGACTTGCAAGAAACCCCTTTCCCTGGACAAAAGCTTGAAGGGAAGGTCAGCCCCATCCAAGAAAATCCTCACTAAACGGCAAGACCAGGAATGTAGGGACTGTGGGAAGACCTTCTTTGATCATTCATCCCTCATCCGCCACCAGAgaactcacactggagagaagccctatgaCTGTCCTGAGTGTGGGAAGGCCTTCAGTCACAGGAGCAGTCTCAGTAGACATCTGATGTCCCACACGGGAGAGAGCCCATATGAGTGCAGTGTGTGTGGCAAAGCCTTCTTTGACCGTTCATCCCTAACTGTACATCTGCGgattcacacaggagagaagcctTTTAAATGCAgtgagtgtgggaaagccttctttGACCGATCATCCCTAACCCGCCACCAGAGAATCCATACTGGCGAAAGTCCCTATGAATGTCAACAGTGTGGAAAAGCCTTTAGCCAGAAGAGCATTCTCACTCGTCACCAGCTGATCCACACTGGCAGGAAGCAGTATGTATGCAGTGAGTGCGGGAAAGCTTTCTATGGGGTTTCTTCCCTAAACAGACACCAGAAAGAACACAATGGGGAGCCGCACCATCAGTGCAatgagtgtgggaaagccttctttGACCGCTCTTCTCTCACACAGCACCAGAAGATACACACTGGAGACAAGCCGTATGAGTGCAGCgtgtgtgggaaagccttcagccAGAGGTGCCGGCTCACAcaacatcagagagttcatacaGGGGAGAAACCCTttgagtgtagtgtgtgtggaaAAGAGTTCAGCTTCAAGTCCTCAGTTATTCAACATCAGAGGCGTTATGCCAAACAAGGGACAGACTGA
- the LOC100757091 gene encoding zinc finger protein 2 isoform X2: protein MCQTSVTFEDVAVTFTDEEWRHLVPVQRALYKTVMLETYETIISLGIPIPWSDVILQLEKRDKPWTQGLLGSKEKEWPESISLDQETKPENLAASEGTLGESHRQQSPLCPKPKVQTLAGGSGPEKERLEAETCKKPLSLDKSLKGRSAPSKKILTKRQDQECRDCGKTFFDHSSLIRHQRTHTGEKPYDCPECGKAFSHRSSLSRHLMSHTGESPYECSVCGKAFFDRSSLTVHLRIHTGEKPFKCSECGKAFFDRSSLTRHQRIHTGESPYECQQCGKAFSQKSILTRHQLIHTGRKQYVCSECGKAFYGVSSLNRHQKEHNGEPHHQCNECGKAFFDRSSLTQHQKIHTGDKPYECSVCGKAFSQRCRLTQHQRVHTGEKPFECSVCGKEFSFKSSVIQHQRRYAKQGTD, encoded by the exons ATGTGCCAG ACATCGGTGACATTTGAAGATGTGGCTGTGACTTTCACAGATGAAGAGTGGAGGCATCTGGTCCCTGTGCAGAGGGCACTCTACAAGACAGTGATGTTGGAAACCTATGAGACCATCATCTCACTGG GGATTCCCATTCCTTGGTCTGACGTGATTCTTCAGTTGGAGAAAAGGGACAAGCCATGGACACAGGGTCTTCTTGGATCCAAGGAGAAAGAATGGCCAGAGAGCATCTCTCTAG ACCAGGAGACTAAGCCTGAGAACCTAGCTGCTTCAGAAGGAACACTGGGAGAAAGCCATAGACAGCAAAGTCCTCTGTGCCCTAAACCTAAAGTTCAAACACTAGCAGGTGGGTCAGGACCAGAAAAGGAAAGACTTGAAGCAGAGACTTGCAAGAAACCCCTTTCCCTGGACAAAAGCTTGAAGGGAAGGTCAGCCCCATCCAAGAAAATCCTCACTAAACGGCAAGACCAGGAATGTAGGGACTGTGGGAAGACCTTCTTTGATCATTCATCCCTCATCCGCCACCAGAgaactcacactggagagaagccctatgaCTGTCCTGAGTGTGGGAAGGCCTTCAGTCACAGGAGCAGTCTCAGTAGACATCTGATGTCCCACACGGGAGAGAGCCCATATGAGTGCAGTGTGTGTGGCAAAGCCTTCTTTGACCGTTCATCCCTAACTGTACATCTGCGgattcacacaggagagaagcctTTTAAATGCAgtgagtgtgggaaagccttctttGACCGATCATCCCTAACCCGCCACCAGAGAATCCATACTGGCGAAAGTCCCTATGAATGTCAACAGTGTGGAAAAGCCTTTAGCCAGAAGAGCATTCTCACTCGTCACCAGCTGATCCACACTGGCAGGAAGCAGTATGTATGCAGTGAGTGCGGGAAAGCTTTCTATGGGGTTTCTTCCCTAAACAGACACCAGAAAGAACACAATGGGGAGCCGCACCATCAGTGCAatgagtgtgggaaagccttctttGACCGCTCTTCTCTCACACAGCACCAGAAGATACACACTGGAGACAAGCCGTATGAGTGCAGCgtgtgtgggaaagccttcagccAGAGGTGCCGGCTCACAcaacatcagagagttcatacaGGGGAGAAACCCTttgagtgtagtgtgtgtggaaAAGAGTTCAGCTTCAAGTCCTCAGTTATTCAACATCAGAGGCGTTATGCCAAACAAGGGACAGACTGA
- the LOC100757091 gene encoding zinc finger protein 2 isoform X3, whose product MLETYETIISLGIPIPWSDVILQLEKRDKPWTQGLLGSKEKEWPESISLDQETKPENLAASEGTLGESHRQQSPLCPKPKVQTLAGGSGPEKERLEAETCKKPLSLDKSLKGRSAPSKKILTKRQDQECRDCGKTFFDHSSLIRHQRTHTGEKPYDCPECGKAFSHRSSLSRHLMSHTGESPYECSVCGKAFFDRSSLTVHLRIHTGEKPFKCSECGKAFFDRSSLTRHQRIHTGESPYECQQCGKAFSQKSILTRHQLIHTGRKQYVCSECGKAFYGVSSLNRHQKEHNGEPHHQCNECGKAFFDRSSLTQHQKIHTGDKPYECSVCGKAFSQRCRLTQHQRVHTGEKPFECSVCGKEFSFKSSVIQHQRRYAKQGTD is encoded by the exons ATGTTGGAAACCTATGAGACCATCATCTCACTGG GGATTCCCATTCCTTGGTCTGACGTGATTCTTCAGTTGGAGAAAAGGGACAAGCCATGGACACAGGGTCTTCTTGGATCCAAGGAGAAAGAATGGCCAGAGAGCATCTCTCTAG ACCAGGAGACTAAGCCTGAGAACCTAGCTGCTTCAGAAGGAACACTGGGAGAAAGCCATAGACAGCAAAGTCCTCTGTGCCCTAAACCTAAAGTTCAAACACTAGCAGGTGGGTCAGGACCAGAAAAGGAAAGACTTGAAGCAGAGACTTGCAAGAAACCCCTTTCCCTGGACAAAAGCTTGAAGGGAAGGTCAGCCCCATCCAAGAAAATCCTCACTAAACGGCAAGACCAGGAATGTAGGGACTGTGGGAAGACCTTCTTTGATCATTCATCCCTCATCCGCCACCAGAgaactcacactggagagaagccctatgaCTGTCCTGAGTGTGGGAAGGCCTTCAGTCACAGGAGCAGTCTCAGTAGACATCTGATGTCCCACACGGGAGAGAGCCCATATGAGTGCAGTGTGTGTGGCAAAGCCTTCTTTGACCGTTCATCCCTAACTGTACATCTGCGgattcacacaggagagaagcctTTTAAATGCAgtgagtgtgggaaagccttctttGACCGATCATCCCTAACCCGCCACCAGAGAATCCATACTGGCGAAAGTCCCTATGAATGTCAACAGTGTGGAAAAGCCTTTAGCCAGAAGAGCATTCTCACTCGTCACCAGCTGATCCACACTGGCAGGAAGCAGTATGTATGCAGTGAGTGCGGGAAAGCTTTCTATGGGGTTTCTTCCCTAAACAGACACCAGAAAGAACACAATGGGGAGCCGCACCATCAGTGCAatgagtgtgggaaagccttctttGACCGCTCTTCTCTCACACAGCACCAGAAGATACACACTGGAGACAAGCCGTATGAGTGCAGCgtgtgtgggaaagccttcagccAGAGGTGCCGGCTCACAcaacatcagagagttcatacaGGGGAGAAACCCTttgagtgtagtgtgtgtggaaAAGAGTTCAGCTTCAAGTCCTCAGTTATTCAACATCAGAGGCGTTATGCCAAACAAGGGACAGACTGA
- the LOC103160501 gene encoding zinc finger protein 2 isoform X1, producing the protein MATVSPPTKCQTSVTFEDVAVTFTDEEWRHLVPVQRALYKAVMLETYETIISLGIPVPRSDMILLLKRDKPWTQDLLGSKEKEWPESISLDQETKPESLAASEGTLGESHRQQSPLCPKPKVQTLAGGSEPEKERLEAETCKKPLSLDKSLKGRSAPSKKILTKRQDQECRECGKTFFDHWSLIRHHRTHTGEKPYDCPECGKAFSQRSTLSRHLISHTGEGPYKCSVCGKAFFVRSSLTVHLRIHTGEKPFKCSVCGKAFYVVSSLKRHEKAHVEEPHHQCHECGKAFFERFTLIRHQRTHTGESPYECQQCGKSFSEKSILNRHQLIHTDRKQYVCSECGRAFCTVSSLNRHQKAHAGEPNHQCSECGKAFFDRSYLAHHQKIHTGDKPYKCSVCGKAFREKSILTRHQLVHTDRKPYVCSECGKAFYVVSSLNRHRKEHNGEPHHQCNECGKAFFDRSSFTQHQKIHTGDKPYECSVCGKAFIQRCRLTRHQRVHTGEKPFECSVCGKHFSSKSSIVLHQRRYAKQGTD; encoded by the exons ATGGCTACTGTATCTCCACCTACCAAGTGCCAG ACGTCGGTGACATTTGAAGATGTGGCTGTGACTTTCACAGATGAAGAGTGGAGGCATCTGGTCCCTGTGCAGAGGGCACTCTACAAGGCAGTGATGTTGGAAACCTATGAGACCATCATCTCACTGG GGATTCCCGTTCCTCGGTCTGACATGATTCTTCTGTTGAAGAGGGACAAGCCATGGACACAGGATCTTCTTGGATCCAAGGAGAAAGAATGGCCAGAGAGCATCTCTCTAG ACCAGGAGACTAAGCCTGAGAGCCTAGCTGCTTCAGAAGGAACACTGGGAGAAAGCCATAGACAGCAAAGTCCTCTGTGCCCTAAACCTAAAGTTCAAACACTAGCAGGTGGGTCAGAACCAGAAAAGGAAAGACTTGAAGCAGAGACTTGCAAGAAACCCCTTTCCCTGGACAAAAGCTTGAAGGGAAGGTCAGCCCCATCCAAGAAAATCCTCACTAAACGGCAAGACCAAGAATGTAGGGAGTGTGGGAAGACCTTCTTTGACCATTGGTCCCTCATCCGCCACCACAgaactcacactggagagaagccctatgaCTGTCCTGAGTGTGGGAAGGCCTTCAGTCAAAGGAGCACTCTCAGTAGACATCTGATTTCCCACACAGGAGAGGGCCCATATAAGTGCAGTGTGTGTGGCAAAGCCTTCTTTGTCCGTTCATCCCTAACTGTACATCTGCGgattcacacaggagagaagccttttaaatgcagtgtgtgtgggaaagccttctATGTTGTCTCTTCCCTAAAGAGACACGAGAAAGCACATGTTGAGGAGCCACACCATCAGTGCCatgagtgtgggaaagccttctttGAACGTTTTACTCTCATCCGCCACCAGAGAACTCACACTGGGGAGAGTCCCTATGAATGTCAACAGTGTGGAAAATCCTTTAGTGAGAAGAGCATTCTCAATCGTCACCAGCTGATCCACACTGACAGGAAGCAGTATGTATGCAGTGAGTGCGGGAGAGCATTCTGTACAGTCTCTTCCCTAAACAGACACCAGAAAGCGCATGCTGGGGAACCAAACCATCAGTGCAgtgagtgtgggaaagccttctttGACCGCTCTTACCTCGCACACCACCAGAAGATACACACTGGGGACAAGCCGTATAAGTGCAGCgtgtgtgggaaagcctttaggGAGAAGAGCATTCTCACTCGTCACCAGCTGGTCCACACTGACAGGAAGCCGTATGTATGCAGTGAGTGCGGGAAAGCTTTCTATGTTGTCTCTTCCCTAAACAGACACCGGAAAGAACACAATGGGGAGCCGCACCATCAGTGCAatgagtgtgggaaagccttctttGACCGCTCGTCTTTCACACAACACCAGAAGATACACACTGGAGACAAGCCGTATGAGTGCAGCgtgtgtgggaaagccttcatcCAGAGGTGCCGGCTCACAcgacatcagagagttcatacaGGGGAGAAACCCTttgagtgtagtgtgtgtggaaAACACTTCAGCTCCAAGTCCTCAATTGTTCTACATCAGAGGCGTTATGCCAAACAAGGGACAGACTGA
- the LOC103160501 gene encoding zinc finger protein 2 isoform X2 yields the protein MLETYETIISLGIPVPRSDMILLLKRDKPWTQDLLGSKEKEWPESISLDQETKPESLAASEGTLGESHRQQSPLCPKPKVQTLAGGSEPEKERLEAETCKKPLSLDKSLKGRSAPSKKILTKRQDQECRECGKTFFDHWSLIRHHRTHTGEKPYDCPECGKAFSQRSTLSRHLISHTGEGPYKCSVCGKAFFVRSSLTVHLRIHTGEKPFKCSVCGKAFYVVSSLKRHEKAHVEEPHHQCHECGKAFFERFTLIRHQRTHTGESPYECQQCGKSFSEKSILNRHQLIHTDRKQYVCSECGRAFCTVSSLNRHQKAHAGEPNHQCSECGKAFFDRSYLAHHQKIHTGDKPYKCSVCGKAFREKSILTRHQLVHTDRKPYVCSECGKAFYVVSSLNRHRKEHNGEPHHQCNECGKAFFDRSSFTQHQKIHTGDKPYECSVCGKAFIQRCRLTRHQRVHTGEKPFECSVCGKHFSSKSSIVLHQRRYAKQGTD from the exons ATGTTGGAAACCTATGAGACCATCATCTCACTGG GGATTCCCGTTCCTCGGTCTGACATGATTCTTCTGTTGAAGAGGGACAAGCCATGGACACAGGATCTTCTTGGATCCAAGGAGAAAGAATGGCCAGAGAGCATCTCTCTAG ACCAGGAGACTAAGCCTGAGAGCCTAGCTGCTTCAGAAGGAACACTGGGAGAAAGCCATAGACAGCAAAGTCCTCTGTGCCCTAAACCTAAAGTTCAAACACTAGCAGGTGGGTCAGAACCAGAAAAGGAAAGACTTGAAGCAGAGACTTGCAAGAAACCCCTTTCCCTGGACAAAAGCTTGAAGGGAAGGTCAGCCCCATCCAAGAAAATCCTCACTAAACGGCAAGACCAAGAATGTAGGGAGTGTGGGAAGACCTTCTTTGACCATTGGTCCCTCATCCGCCACCACAgaactcacactggagagaagccctatgaCTGTCCTGAGTGTGGGAAGGCCTTCAGTCAAAGGAGCACTCTCAGTAGACATCTGATTTCCCACACAGGAGAGGGCCCATATAAGTGCAGTGTGTGTGGCAAAGCCTTCTTTGTCCGTTCATCCCTAACTGTACATCTGCGgattcacacaggagagaagccttttaaatgcagtgtgtgtgggaaagccttctATGTTGTCTCTTCCCTAAAGAGACACGAGAAAGCACATGTTGAGGAGCCACACCATCAGTGCCatgagtgtgggaaagccttctttGAACGTTTTACTCTCATCCGCCACCAGAGAACTCACACTGGGGAGAGTCCCTATGAATGTCAACAGTGTGGAAAATCCTTTAGTGAGAAGAGCATTCTCAATCGTCACCAGCTGATCCACACTGACAGGAAGCAGTATGTATGCAGTGAGTGCGGGAGAGCATTCTGTACAGTCTCTTCCCTAAACAGACACCAGAAAGCGCATGCTGGGGAACCAAACCATCAGTGCAgtgagtgtgggaaagccttctttGACCGCTCTTACCTCGCACACCACCAGAAGATACACACTGGGGACAAGCCGTATAAGTGCAGCgtgtgtgggaaagcctttaggGAGAAGAGCATTCTCACTCGTCACCAGCTGGTCCACACTGACAGGAAGCCGTATGTATGCAGTGAGTGCGGGAAAGCTTTCTATGTTGTCTCTTCCCTAAACAGACACCGGAAAGAACACAATGGGGAGCCGCACCATCAGTGCAatgagtgtgggaaagccttctttGACCGCTCGTCTTTCACACAACACCAGAAGATACACACTGGAGACAAGCCGTATGAGTGCAGCgtgtgtgggaaagccttcatcCAGAGGTGCCGGCTCACAcgacatcagagagttcatacaGGGGAGAAACCCTttgagtgtagtgtgtgtggaaAACACTTCAGCTCCAAGTCCTCAATTGTTCTACATCAGAGGCGTTATGCCAAACAAGGGACAGACTGA